One window of the Takifugu rubripes chromosome 13, fTakRub1.2, whole genome shotgun sequence genome contains the following:
- the vps26a gene encoding vacuolar protein sorting-associated protein 26A isoform X2, with amino-acid sequence MILPGSDKRAGFTERGYLLASTVDDELFSDKSNTHEFVDLVKELALPGELTQNRNYDFEFMQVEKPYESYVGANVRLRYFLRVTIVRRLSDLVKEYELIVHQLATYPDVNNSIKMEVGIEDCLHIEFEYNKSKYHLKDVIVGKIYFLLVRIKIQHMELQLIKKEITGIGPSTTTETETVAKYEIMDGAPVKGESIPIRLFLAGYDLTPTMRDVNKKFSVRYFLNLVLVDEEDRRYFKQQEIVLWRKAPEKLRKRNFHQRYESPEPQTQPVNVEQPEM; translated from the exons ATGATACTTCCTGGTTCAGACAAACGGGCTGGCTTCACGGAACGGGGCTATCTGTTAGCTTCAACTGTAGACGATG AGCTTTTCTCTGACAAGAGCAACACCCATGAGTTCGTTGATTTGGTAAAAGAGTTGGCTCTGCCTGGAGAATTAACCCAGAACCGGAACTACGACTTTGAGTTCATGCAGGTGGAGAAGCCATATGAGTCTTATGTTGGCGCCAATGTCAGGCTAAG ATATTTCCTCCGAGTAACAATAGTTCGCCGTCTGTCTGACTTGGTGAAAGAATATGAGCTGATTGTCCACCAGTTAGCCACCTATCCAGATGTCAACAACTCCATCAAGATGGAGGTTGGAATAGAAGACTGTCTACATATTGAATTTGAATACAACAAATCCAA GTACCACCTCAAAGATGTAATTGTTGGGAAGATCTACTTCCTGCTGGTCAGGATCAAGATCCAACACATGGAATTGCAGCTCATCAAGAAAGAGATAACTGGCATAG GTCCCAGTACTACCACAGAAACAGAGACGGTTGCAAAGTATGAGATCATGGACGGCGCTCCAGTTAAAGGAGAATCAATCCCTATTAGACTCTTCCTGGCAG GATATGATCTGACTCCCACCATGAGAGATGTCAACAAGAAGTTCTCCGTCCGCTATTTCCTTAACCTGGTGCTGGTGGATGAAGAGGACAGACGATACTTTAAACAGCAG GAAATAGTTCTGTGGAGgaaagctccagagaagctgaGGAAAAGGAACTTCCACCAACGTTATGAATCGCCTGAGCCCCAAACCCAGCCGGTGAACGTAGAGCAGCCAGAGATGTGA
- the vps26a gene encoding vacuolar protein sorting-associated protein 26A isoform X1 produces MSFLGGLFGPVCEIDVLLNDAENRKTAELKTEDGKVEKHYLFYDGESVSGKVNLNVKQGGKRLEHQGIRIEFVGQIELFSDKSNTHEFVDLVKELALPGELTQNRNYDFEFMQVEKPYESYVGANVRLRYFLRVTIVRRLSDLVKEYELIVHQLATYPDVNNSIKMEVGIEDCLHIEFEYNKSKYHLKDVIVGKIYFLLVRIKIQHMELQLIKKEITGIGPSTTTETETVAKYEIMDGAPVKGESIPIRLFLAGYDLTPTMRDVNKKFSVRYFLNLVLVDEEDRRYFKQQEIVLWRKAPEKLRKRNFHQRYESPEPQTQPVNVEQPEM; encoded by the exons ATG AGTTTCCTAGGAGGATTGTTTGGGCCAGTGTGTGAGATAGATGTGCTGCTGAACGATGCAgagaacagaaaaacagcagagttgAAGACAGAAGATGGGAAAGTGGAGAAACACTATTTGTTCTATGATGGAGAGTCTGTGTCTGGCAAG GTAAATCTAAATGTAAAGCAGGGGGGAAAGCGACTGGAGCATCAGGGCATCCGCATTGAGTTTGTTGGACAGATAG AGCTTTTCTCTGACAAGAGCAACACCCATGAGTTCGTTGATTTGGTAAAAGAGTTGGCTCTGCCTGGAGAATTAACCCAGAACCGGAACTACGACTTTGAGTTCATGCAGGTGGAGAAGCCATATGAGTCTTATGTTGGCGCCAATGTCAGGCTAAG ATATTTCCTCCGAGTAACAATAGTTCGCCGTCTGTCTGACTTGGTGAAAGAATATGAGCTGATTGTCCACCAGTTAGCCACCTATCCAGATGTCAACAACTCCATCAAGATGGAGGTTGGAATAGAAGACTGTCTACATATTGAATTTGAATACAACAAATCCAA GTACCACCTCAAAGATGTAATTGTTGGGAAGATCTACTTCCTGCTGGTCAGGATCAAGATCCAACACATGGAATTGCAGCTCATCAAGAAAGAGATAACTGGCATAG GTCCCAGTACTACCACAGAAACAGAGACGGTTGCAAAGTATGAGATCATGGACGGCGCTCCAGTTAAAGGAGAATCAATCCCTATTAGACTCTTCCTGGCAG GATATGATCTGACTCCCACCATGAGAGATGTCAACAAGAAGTTCTCCGTCCGCTATTTCCTTAACCTGGTGCTGGTGGATGAAGAGGACAGACGATACTTTAAACAGCAG GAAATAGTTCTGTGGAGgaaagctccagagaagctgaGGAAAAGGAACTTCCACCAACGTTATGAATCGCCTGAGCCCCAAACCCAGCCGGTGAACGTAGAGCAGCCAGAGATGTGA
- the supv3l1 gene encoding ATP-dependent RNA helicase SUPV3L1, mitochondrial: MSLNRCIHLFSRLQHHISARAARTSAGSCHVSPGSVSVHKQHYNAFWRNASSNSSPPKPPDTSLFVPVSLKPDSPVDGNVGSELSKPLDKSEVLKALNRFYKRKEMQKLASEHGLDARLFHQAFISFRKYVLEMTYLPADLHIIINDICCGAGHIDDIYPYFMRHAKQIFPMLDCLDDLRKISDLRLPAYWYPEARAIQRKVIFHAGPTNSGKTYQAIQRYLAAKSGVYCGPLKLLAHEIFEKSNTAGVMCDLVTGEERIFMEPEGQAAAHVACTIEMCSVTTPYEVAVIDEIQMIRDPSRGWAWTRALLGLCAEEIHVCGESAAVDFVRELMYTTGEEVEVHTYKRLTPFTVLDQAVESLDKLRPGDCIVCFSKNDIYSISRQIEIRGLECAVIYGSLPPGTKLSQAKKFNDPNDPCKIMVATDAIGMGLNLSIKRIIFNSLVKPNINEKGEKHMETISTSQALQIAGRAGRFSSKFKEGEVTTLYRDDLPVLKEILSHSVDPIESAGLHPTAEQIEMFAYHLPDATLSNLVDIFVSLSQVDGLYFVCNIDDFKFLADMIQHIPLNLRSRYVFCTAPINKKQPFVCTSFLKFARQFSRDEPLTFDWVCRHVNWPLAAPKNIKDLVHLEAVHDVLDLYLWLSYRFMDMFPDTAMVREIQQELDKVIQQGVRSITRLIRATEPAMAETLQMRGSRRVLSGISASPQLPSSKGQRGQKSIRDSTENSLSDRLVKDGLLTPDLLRQLQQEWAKVQNFENHALGTDHHRTNKGKGRNKK, encoded by the exons ATGTCACTAAATCGGTGTATTCACTTATTTTCGCGGCTTCAGCACCACATTAGCGCTCGAGCAGCACGCACAAGCGCTGGAAGTTGTCATGTGTCTCCTGGATCTGTGTCCGTACACAAACAACACTATAATGCCTTCTGGAGAAACGCTTCATCTAATAGTTCACCTCCAAAACCCCCGGACACCTCCCTTTTTGTACCCGTGTCCTTAAAGCCCGATTCTCCCGTAGACGGGAATGTGGGATCCGAGCTGAGCAAGCCGCTTGATAAAA GTGAAGTGCTAAAAGCGTTGAACCGGTTTTATAAGAGGAAGGAGATGCAGAAGCTGGCATCAGAACATGGTTTAGATG CTCGCTTGTTCCATCAGGCCTTCATTAGCTTCAGGAAATATGTCCTGGAAATGACATATCTGCCTGCTGACCTACACATCATCATCAATGACATCTGCTGTGGAGCTGGTCACATAGATGATATCTACCCATACTTTATGCGTCATGCCAAGCAAATCTTTCCTATGCTGGACTGTCTGGATGACCTAAGAAAGATCTCAGACCTCAGACTGCCAGCATACTG GTACCCAGAGGCACGTGCCATTCAGCGGAAGGTGATTTTCCATGCAGGTCCAACAAACAGTGGTAAAACGTACCAAGCCATCCAGCGCTACCTGGCTGCTAAGTCTGGAGTCTACTGTGGCCCCCTGAAGTTACTGGCCCATGAGATCTTTGAGAAAAGCAACACTGCT GGGGTGATGTGTGACTTGGttactggagaggagaggatctTCATGGAACCAGAGGGCCAGGCAGCTGCTCATGTGGCCTGCACCATAGAGATGTGCAGCGTCACCACACCTT ATGAGGTGGCAGTTATTGACGAAATTCAAATGATCAGAGATCCCTCCAGAGGCTGGGCCTGGACAAGAGCACTGCTCG GTTTGTGTGCTGAGGAAATCCACGTGTGTGGTGAAAGTGCTGCTGTAGATTTTGTCAGAGAGCTAATGTACACCActggagaggaggtggag GTCCACACCTATAAGCGACTAACTCCATTCACTGTCTTGGACCAGGCTGTGGAGTCATTAGACAAACTCAGACCAGGCGACTGCATCGTGTGTTTTAGTAAAAATGACATCTACTCCATTAGTAGGCAGATTGAAATCAGAGGACTTGAGTGTGCTGTCATTTATGGCAGTTTACCTCCAG GTACCAAACTGTCACAAGCCAAAAAGTTcaatgaccctaatgaccccTGTAAGATCATGGTTGCCACCGATGCTATTGGAATGGGTCTTAATCT GAGTATTAAACGTATTATTTTTAACAGTCTGGTAAAACCAAATATTAATGAGAAGGGGGAGAAACACATGGAGACGATCAGCACATCACAAGCCCTGCAGATAGCTGGTCGAGCTGGAAG GTTCTCTTCCAAGTTTAAAGAGGGAGAAGTGACCACGCTATACAGAGATGATCTGCCTGTCCTGAAGGAAATACTCAGCCATTCTGTTGACCCCATAGAG AGTGCAGGCCTACACCCTACAGCAGAGCAGATAGAGATGTTTGCATATCACCTTCCTGATGCTACGCTGTCGAACCTTGTT GACATATTTGTTAGCCTTTCTCAGGTGGATGGCCTTTATTTTGTCTGCAACATTGATGACTTCAAGTTTCTGGCTGACATGATTCAGCACATCCCTCTCAACCTGAGATCCCGTTATGTTTTCTGTACCGCTCCAATCAACAAGAAGCAACCCTTTGTTTGCACATCATTCCTAAAG TTTGCCCGTCAGTTCAGTCGTGACGAACCCCTGACATTTGACTGGGTCTGTCGCCATGTCAACTGGCCCCTGGCAGCACCCAAAAACATAAAAGATCTGGTTCATTTGGAAGCTGTTCATGATGTGTTAGATCTTTACCTCTGGTTAAG CTACCGCTTCATGGACATGTTCCCCGACACTGCCATGGTTCGAGAGATCCAGCAGGAACTGGATAAAGTCATCCAGCAGGGGGTCCGCAGTATCACCCGCCTGATCCGAGCCACTGAACCGGCCATGGCCGAGACACTGCAGATGCGAGGAAGCAGGCGAGTCCTCAGTGGAATATCAGCCAGTCCTCAGTTGCCCAGCAGTAAAGGTCAGAGGGGACAAAAAAGTATCAGAGACTCGACGGAAAACTCCCTGTCTGATCGACTCGTGAAAGACGGGCTGCTCACTCCGGATCTGctcaggcagctgcagcaggagtggGCTAAGGTGCAGAATTTCGAGAATCATGCGCTTGGTACAGATCATCACAGAACTAACAAAGGGAAAGGAaggaataaaaaatga